Proteins from one Arcobacter sp. F2176 genomic window:
- the polA gene encoding DNA polymerase I, giving the protein MDNDNLSAKKTITVIDTFGFLFRSFYALPPLKSKDGFPTGLLTGFMNFISNVGKDFQTDYIVFALDSKGNTFRNEIYDQYKSHRPDVPEDLLKQLPIAISWIEQMGFKTAIKSGFEADDIIASIAHDAREKNLEVRIVSHDKDLYQLIDDDTVYLFDPIKKVIINEGKCYEKYGVHPKQFTDYQSLLGDSADNVPGVKGVGAKTAEALIKEFGTLENIYENIESVPKPRWKTLLLENKEMAFISKELVTLKKDCHCIDILDEFELPKENPILIIQDTLLKYDLNKIVERVHQNGLNYKTELPKVKEKINYDFILLDTKEKLEEVINAIPKDSIVAFDTETTSLDTKIAKIVGFSFSYEDNKAYYIPIAHKYLGVPEQVSLSDAKNAINKLNKFKLIVQNFKYDFDIIKFNFDIELKLFADTIILAWLLDSSSKVGLDALAKNYFEYTMIAFKDVVKKGDDFSTVDISNACNYAAEDALMTYKIYFKLLEEFKKQNCEHLLKIADDYEFKFIDVLINMQNNGVKIDTQILENLKIQNQEYIQELTKKIHALAGTKFNINSPKQLGVILFETLGLTASKKGKTGYSTNEVVLNKLVDSHEIISVILDYREAYKLQSTYIEPLLELASKDKENKIYTSFLQTGTATGRLSSKNPNLQNIPVKSSAGREIRKAFIARNGYKLVGIDYSQIELRLLAHFSKDKALVDAFNSDLDIHSQTAVKIFGEEEAKQKRNIAKTINFGLLYGMGSKKLADTLKITPKEAKVYIDSYFEAFTNVKEYMKSIEDFALENGYVETLIKRRRIFDFNTANTMQRIGYLREAVNTKFQGSAADLIKLSMIKIFEKYKNNENLKMILQIHDELIFEVKNENLDEITNDLKKIMENIFTLEIPLKVSVAIGNSWGDLK; this is encoded by the coding sequence ATGGATAATGATAATTTAAGTGCAAAAAAAACGATAACTGTAATAGATACATTTGGCTTTTTATTTAGAAGTTTTTACGCACTACCACCTTTAAAATCAAAAGATGGCTTTCCAACAGGATTATTAACAGGATTTATGAATTTTATATCAAATGTTGGAAAAGATTTTCAAACTGATTATATTGTTTTTGCACTTGACTCAAAAGGTAATACTTTTAGAAATGAAATATACGATCAATATAAATCTCATAGACCAGATGTACCAGAAGACTTATTAAAACAACTTCCCATCGCAATCTCTTGGATAGAACAGATGGGATTTAAAACGGCAATTAAAAGTGGCTTTGAAGCCGATGATATTATTGCCTCAATTGCTCATGATGCAAGAGAAAAAAACCTTGAAGTTAGAATTGTAAGTCATGATAAAGATTTATACCAATTGATTGATGATGATACAGTTTATTTATTTGACCCTATAAAAAAAGTGATAATAAATGAGGGAAAATGTTATGAAAAATATGGTGTTCATCCTAAACAATTTACGGATTACCAATCACTTTTAGGCGATAGTGCAGATAATGTTCCAGGAGTAAAAGGAGTAGGTGCTAAAACAGCAGAAGCTTTAATAAAAGAGTTTGGAACTTTAGAAAATATTTATGAGAATATTGAAAGTGTACCAAAGCCTAGATGGAAAACACTTCTTTTAGAAAATAAAGAGATGGCGTTTATTTCAAAAGAATTGGTAACTTTAAAAAAAGATTGTCATTGCATAGATATTTTAGATGAATTTGAATTACCAAAAGAGAACCCAATCTTGATAATCCAGGATACTTTACTAAAATATGATTTAAATAAAATAGTAGAAAGAGTTCATCAAAATGGTCTTAACTATAAAACAGAACTTCCAAAAGTAAAAGAAAAAATAAATTATGATTTTATATTATTAGATACAAAAGAAAAACTAGAAGAAGTAATAAATGCTATTCCTAAAGATTCAATTGTAGCTTTTGATACAGAAACGACTAGTTTAGATACAAAAATAGCCAAAATAGTTGGTTTTTCTTTTTCTTATGAAGATAATAAAGCATACTATATCCCAATAGCTCACAAATACTTAGGTGTTCCAGAACAAGTTTCACTATCTGATGCTAAAAATGCTATTAATAAATTAAACAAGTTTAAATTAATTGTTCAAAACTTTAAATATGATTTTGACATTATAAAATTTAATTTTGATATTGAGTTAAAACTATTCGCTGATACTATTATCTTAGCTTGGTTATTAGATAGTAGTTCAAAAGTAGGACTTGATGCTTTAGCAAAAAACTATTTTGAATATACAATGATTGCCTTTAAAGATGTAGTTAAAAAAGGTGATGACTTTTCTACTGTTGATATTTCAAATGCTTGTAATTATGCAGCGGAAGATGCTTTAATGACATATAAAATATACTTTAAACTATTAGAAGAGTTTAAAAAACAAAATTGTGAACATCTTTTAAAAATAGCAGATGATTATGAGTTTAAATTTATTGATGTGTTAATAAATATGCAAAATAATGGTGTGAAAATAGATACGCAAATCTTAGAAAATCTTAAAATTCAAAATCAAGAATATATTCAAGAGCTTACAAAAAAGATTCATGCACTTGCTGGAACTAAATTTAATATAAATTCTCCAAAACAATTAGGTGTAATACTTTTTGAAACATTAGGATTAACTGCTTCTAAAAAAGGGAAAACTGGATATAGCACAAATGAAGTTGTATTAAATAAATTAGTAGACTCACATGAAATTATTTCAGTAATATTAGATTATAGAGAAGCTTATAAACTACAATCTACATATATAGAACCCCTTTTAGAATTGGCTTCTAAAGATAAAGAAAATAAAATTTATACTTCTTTTTTACAAACAGGAACAGCAACAGGAAGACTTAGCTCAAAAAATCCAAACTTACAAAATATTCCAGTAAAAAGTAGTGCAGGTAGAGAGATAAGAAAAGCCTTTATTGCAAGAAATGGATATAAACTTGTAGGTATTGATTATTCTCAAATAGAATTAAGATTATTGGCTCACTTTAGTAAAGATAAAGCCTTAGTAGATGCTTTTAATAGTGATTTAGATATTCATAGTCAAACAGCTGTAAAAATATTTGGAGAAGAAGAAGCAAAGCAAAAAAGAAATATTGCAAAAACAATTAATTTTGGATTACTTTATGGAATGGGAAGTAAAAAACTAGCAGATACCCTTAAAATAACTCCCAAAGAGGCTAAAGTTTATATTGATTCTTATTTTGAAGCCTTTACAAATGTAAAAGAATATATGAAATCAATTGAAGATTTTGCTTTAGAAAATGGATATGTTGAAACTTTAATCAAAAGAAGAAGAATATTTGATTTTAACACAGCAAATACAATGCAAAGAATAGGTTATTTAAGAGAAGCAGTTAATACAAAATTTCAAGGAAGTGCAGCAGATTTGATAAAATTATCTATGATAAAAATCTTTGAAAAATATAAAAATAATGAAAATTTAAAAATGATTTTACAAATTCATGATGAACTTATTTTTGAAGTTAAAAATGAAAATTTGGATGAAATAACGAATGATTTGAAAAAAATAATGGAAAATATATTTACACTAGAGATACCTTTAAAAGTATCTGTGGCTATAGGTAATAGCTGGGGTGATTTAAAGTAA
- a CDS encoding response regulator transcription factor: MIKTLKNIRKLNNAKLLVVSSDLNVKKSLEQDLDNYFKEVSFVSNNKDALILSSQSTYDLVIIDTQCDGMIFKDFCFELAEIAQTLPKIIISSEDNSEDIVTAVNCNSYTFISKPLRLQDLKLAIIMCLNQTKRGDKVEFQNGIYFDEYRDQFFKSGGAAIDFTRLEKGFLKLLITRRGEITDYDTIKEIVWKGKNMSIYTMRNIVNKIRQKTYYEIIRNHSNKGYVIDETGMKRF, encoded by the coding sequence ATGATTAAAACATTAAAAAATATTAGAAAACTAAATAATGCAAAATTATTAGTTGTAAGTAGTGATTTAAATGTTAAAAAGTCTTTAGAGCAAGATTTAGATAATTATTTTAAAGAAGTTAGTTTTGTCTCAAATAATAAAGATGCATTAATCTTGTCAAGCCAAAGTACTTATGACCTTGTAATTATAGATACTCAATGTGATGGTATGATTTTCAAAGATTTTTGTTTTGAATTAGCTGAAATTGCACAAACTCTTCCTAAAATAATAATTTCTAGTGAGGATAATAGTGAAGATATAGTTACAGCTGTAAATTGTAATTCATACACATTTATTTCTAAACCCTTGCGATTACAAGATTTAAAACTAGCAATTATAATGTGCTTAAATCAGACAAAAAGAGGTGACAAAGTTGAATTCCAAAATGGAATTTATTTTGATGAATATAGAGATCAGTTCTTTAAATCTGGTGGAGCAGCAATTGATTTCACAAGACTTGAAAAAGGCTTTTTAAAACTCCTTATTACAAGAAGAGGAGAAATTACTGATTATGATACAATAAAAGAAATTGTATGGAAAGGTAAAAATATGTCTATTTATACAATGAGGAATATTGTAAACAAAATAAGACAAAAAACTTATTATGAAATAATTAGAAATCATTCTAATAAGGGATATGTAATTGACGAAACAGGTATGAAGAGATTCTAA
- a CDS encoding DUF2116 family Zn-ribbon domain-containing protein, which translates to MSHCPFCKKKIAMSKAFCSRSCKENYFQLIAIQVPKPFLKRIFVFCDPEQREAEIENFADRHGWRLDLLKNKIDELAIEHGFTN; encoded by the coding sequence ATGTCACACTGTCCGTTCTGTAAAAAAAAGATTGCTATGAGCAAAGCATTTTGTTCAAGAAGTTGTAAAGAGAATTATTTTCAACTAATAGCAATACAAGTTCCAAAACCATTCTTAAAAAGAATATTTGTGTTTTGTGATCCTGAACAAAGAGAAGCAGAAATAGAAAACTTCGCTGATAGACATGGTTGGCGATTAGATTTATTAAAGAATAAAATTGATGAATTAGCTATAGAACATGGTTTCACCAACTGA
- the lgt gene encoding prolipoprotein diacylglyceryl transferase: MEFWQNIYSQFNPIAFHLGPVSVHWYGIMYALALLSAIYVAKWFINYDKINIKQEIFDSYIWWAEIGVILGARIGYVLFYDTHTKYYLTHPWQIFNPFVDGTYVGISGMSYHGAFIGFLIASLLFCKKNKISFWFITDIAVLGISFGYIFGRFGNFFNQELVGRVTDLPWGIYVDGVLRHPSQIYEAFLEGLVIFLILVYFRNRKKFDGQLAIIYALCYSTARITAEFFRQPDVQLGFLYGGWLTMGMLQSFCILIVAVLILFIMKKKLS, encoded by the coding sequence ATGGAGTTTTGGCAAAATATTTATTCTCAGTTTAACCCAATAGCATTTCATTTAGGTCCTGTTTCAGTTCATTGGTATGGGATTATGTATGCGCTTGCATTATTAAGTGCAATTTATGTTGCTAAATGGTTTATAAACTATGACAAAATAAATATCAAACAAGAGATTTTCGATTCATATATTTGGTGGGCAGAGATCGGAGTAATTTTGGGTGCAAGAATAGGATATGTCTTATTTTATGATACACATACTAAATATTATTTAACTCATCCATGGCAAATATTTAATCCTTTTGTTGATGGAACATATGTTGGAATTTCAGGAATGAGTTATCATGGAGCTTTTATTGGTTTTTTAATTGCTTCTCTTCTTTTTTGTAAAAAAAATAAAATCTCTTTTTGGTTTATAACTGATATTGCAGTTCTAGGAATTAGTTTTGGATATATATTTGGTAGATTTGGAAACTTCTTTAATCAAGAGCTTGTAGGAAGAGTTACAGACTTACCTTGGGGAATATATGTCGATGGTGTTTTAAGACATCCTTCTCAAATATATGAAGCATTCCTTGAAGGTTTGGTTATCTTTTTAATATTAGTGTATTTTAGAAATAGGAAAAAATTTGATGGACAATTAGCTATTATTTATGCATTGTGTTATTCAACTGCTAGAATAACTGCTGAGTTTTTTAGACAACCAGATGTTCAATTAGGATTTTTATATGGTGGATGGCTTACAATGGGTATGCTACAATCATTTTGTATATTAATTGTAGCAGTTTTAATTTTATTTATTATGAAAAAGAAATTATCATAA
- a CDS encoding (Fe-S)-binding protein, giving the protein MKEINKFDYTSISDDCVKCGKCKPVCTIFNINQDEATSPRGFIDLLGAYERDELELDKTAKDIFESCFLCTNCVEVCPNDLPTDMIIEQVRSDIAKKYGIAWYKRAFFFLLRHRKIMDFMSKLGWMFQTCAIKIEEKSSSAVPRFSLPIVKKDRALPYADKRTFLNKYPENIPANVVNKDTNIKNRVAIFIGCMGNYSYTNIGDSLVDILKKLEIDIFIPKKQLCCGAPAYFTGDFDTVDYLVKKNIEYFETWIDDVDAIIIPEATCSAMINQDWEHYLHNQPQWKARAVKLSKKVFMATKWLENNTKLKEVLANSGKKIDDVVTYHDPCHAKKMQNVWKEPRDLLKQNYILTEMSDSNRCCGFGGVTMQTEKYDFAKAAGAPKAAMIKETKAQVVSAECSACRMQITNSLYQADVDVVFKNPIELIAEALD; this is encoded by the coding sequence ATGAAAGAAATTAATAAATTTGATTATACAAGCATTAGCGATGATTGTGTTAAATGTGGAAAATGTAAACCTGTATGTACAATATTTAATATAAATCAAGATGAAGCAACAAGTCCAAGAGGATTTATTGATTTATTAGGTGCATATGAGAGAGATGAATTAGAGTTAGATAAAACAGCAAAAGATATATTCGAAAGCTGTTTTTTATGTACAAACTGTGTTGAAGTTTGTCCAAATGACTTACCAACAGATATGATTATTGAGCAAGTTCGTTCTGATATTGCAAAAAAATATGGAATAGCTTGGTATAAAAGAGCTTTTTTCTTTTTGTTAAGACATAGAAAGATTATGGACTTTATGTCTAAACTTGGATGGATGTTTCAAACATGTGCTATAAAAATAGAAGAAAAAAGTAGTTCAGCTGTTCCTAGATTTTCTTTACCAATTGTAAAAAAAGATAGAGCCTTACCTTATGCAGATAAAAGAACATTTTTAAATAAATATCCGGAAAATATACCTGCAAATGTTGTAAATAAAGATACTAATATCAAAAATAGAGTTGCTATTTTTATTGGTTGTATGGGAAATTATAGTTATACAAATATTGGTGATAGTTTAGTTGATATTTTAAAAAAATTAGAAATAGATATTTTTATTCCTAAAAAACAATTATGCTGTGGTGCACCTGCATATTTTACAGGTGATTTTGATACTGTTGATTATTTAGTTAAAAAAAATATAGAGTATTTTGAAACATGGATTGATGATGTTGATGCCATAATTATTCCTGAAGCTACCTGTAGTGCTATGATTAATCAAGATTGGGAACACTATTTACATAATCAACCCCAGTGGAAAGCAAGAGCTGTAAAACTATCTAAAAAAGTGTTTATGGCTACAAAATGGCTTGAGAATAATACAAAATTAAAAGAAGTACTAGCAAACTCTGGTAAAAAAATTGATGATGTGGTAACTTATCATGATCCCTGTCATGCTAAAAAGATGCAAAATGTTTGGAAAGAGCCAAGAGATTTATTAAAACAAAATTATATTTTAACAGAAATGAGTGATTCAAATAGATGTTGTGGTTTTGGAGGAGTTACTATGCAAACTGAAAAATATGACTTCGCAAAAGCAGCAGGTGCACCAAAAGCTGCAATGATAAAAGAGACTAAAGCTCAAGTTGTAAGTGCAGAATGTAGTGCCTGTAGAATGCAAATTACAAATTCTTTGTATCAAGCAGATGTTGATGTTGTATTTAAAAATCCAATTGAATTGATAGCTGAGGCATTAGATTAA
- the hemN gene encoding oxygen-independent coproporphyrinogen III oxidase, whose translation MIDFKKFEKYSKPGPRYTSYPTAPEFTEEFSQDDLIDIFSKQDSSRNLSLYLHLPFCRSACYFCGCNVIFTSKEDKKVRYLKYLQKELKLLEKKLDTSRLVTQMHFGGGTPTYFSPEQLDEVFTMIKRSFPNFSSDAEISCEVDPRYFTKEHMDVLKKGGCNRLSFGVQDLDEEVQKTIHRIQPYETTQNVVNIAREAGIKSINIDLIYGLPHQNRETFNETLRKIVKLDADRFAVFNYAHVPWLMKTMRKFDETTFAPPSEKLLILKDTIDFFTSNGYKMVGMDHFAKENDELFKAIEKGELHRNFQGYTTKGGADLIGIGVTSIGDGVDYYAQNYKDLKQYEEALDNGKLPTFKGYKLSADDQLRQFVIMELMSNFSLNIKRVEEKFHIDFFEYFKEDVDALDEFIEAELMTLDKEFIKVNPTGAMLIRNICMPFDAYLKKIPENKRRFSKTI comes from the coding sequence ATGATTGATTTTAAAAAATTCGAAAAATACTCAAAGCCAGGACCTAGATATACTTCATATCCAACAGCTCCTGAGTTTACAGAAGAATTTTCACAAGATGATTTAATAGATATTTTTTCAAAACAAGATTCATCAAGAAATCTTTCATTGTATCTTCATCTTCCATTTTGTAGAAGTGCCTGTTATTTCTGTGGATGTAATGTTATTTTCACATCTAAAGAAGATAAAAAAGTAAGATATTTAAAGTACTTGCAAAAAGAGTTAAAACTACTAGAAAAGAAGTTAGATACCTCAAGATTAGTGACTCAAATGCACTTTGGTGGAGGAACACCAACATATTTTTCTCCTGAACAATTAGATGAAGTTTTTACTATGATAAAAAGAAGTTTTCCAAACTTTAGTAGTGATGCTGAAATCTCATGTGAAGTGGATCCAAGATATTTTACAAAAGAGCACATGGATGTTCTTAAAAAAGGTGGCTGTAATAGACTTAGTTTTGGAGTTCAAGATTTAGATGAAGAAGTTCAAAAAACAATTCATAGAATCCAACCATATGAAACAACTCAAAATGTTGTGAATATAGCTAGGGAAGCTGGAATCAAATCTATAAATATAGATTTGATTTATGGTTTACCACATCAAAATAGAGAAACATTTAATGAAACACTTCGTAAAATAGTAAAACTTGATGCAGATAGATTTGCAGTATTTAATTATGCACATGTTCCTTGGCTTATGAAGACTATGAGGAAGTTTGATGAAACTACTTTTGCTCCACCTAGTGAAAAACTACTTATTTTAAAAGATACTATTGATTTTTTTACTAGTAATGGTTATAAAATGGTAGGTATGGATCATTTTGCAAAAGAAAATGATGAACTTTTTAAAGCAATTGAAAAAGGGGAATTACATCGAAATTTTCAAGGTTACACTACTAAAGGTGGAGCTGATTTAATAGGTATTGGTGTTACATCAATTGGTGATGGGGTTGATTATTATGCACAAAATTATAAAGATTTAAAACAGTATGAAGAGGCTTTAGATAATGGTAAACTACCTACATTTAAAGGTTATAAATTAAGTGCAGATGACCAACTAAGACAATTCGTAATTATGGAACTTATGAGTAATTTCTCTTTAAATATTAAAAGAGTTGAAGAGAAGTTCCATATTGATTTTTTTGAATACTTCAAAGAAGATGTGGATGCTTTAGATGAGTTTATTGAAGCTGAACTAATGACATTAGATAAAGAGTTTATAAAAGTAAATCCAACAGGTGCAATGCTAATAAGAAATATTTGTATGCCTTTTGATGCTTATTTGAAAAAAATTCCTGAAAATAAAAGAAGGTTTAGTAAAACTATATAA
- the argF gene encoding ornithine carbamoyltransferase: MRHFLTIADFSKEELLEILELSKQIKAETKQRNFKEYLPKQVLGMIFEKSSTRTRVSFETGIYQLGGIGLFLSSNDIQLGRGEPMSDTSRVISRMVDMVMIRTFEHSKLEEFTKYSKVPVINGLTDDFHPVQLMADYMTIMEEGKDKDLIAAYVGDGNNLAHSWLMLASKLGFELRIATPKGYEVKQEILNKALEFAKESGAKIIIGNDPIEAIKDATVVTTDTWVSMGQEDEKEKRVKDFEGYIVDTKLMSYATNDAIFLHCLPAYREYEVSEEVFEGPQSKVFEEAENRLHAQKGVMVWLDGKRND, encoded by the coding sequence ATGAGACATTTCTTAACAATTGCAGATTTTAGTAAAGAAGAATTATTAGAAATTCTAGAACTATCAAAGCAAATAAAAGCTGAAACAAAACAAAGAAATTTTAAAGAGTATTTACCTAAACAAGTACTTGGAATGATTTTTGAAAAAAGTTCAACAAGAACAAGAGTATCTTTTGAGACAGGTATTTATCAATTAGGTGGGATAGGACTATTCTTATCATCAAATGATATACAACTAGGACGAGGTGAACCAATGAGTGATACTTCACGAGTTATTTCAAGAATGGTTGATATGGTGATGATTAGAACCTTTGAACACTCAAAGCTTGAAGAGTTTACAAAATATTCAAAAGTACCTGTTATAAATGGACTAACTGATGATTTTCATCCAGTACAACTTATGGCTGATTATATGACAATTATGGAAGAAGGCAAAGATAAAGATTTGATTGCTGCATATGTTGGAGATGGAAATAATTTAGCCCATTCATGGCTTATGTTAGCATCAAAACTTGGATTTGAACTTAGAATTGCTACTCCTAAAGGTTATGAAGTTAAACAAGAGATTTTAAATAAAGCTTTAGAATTTGCAAAAGAATCAGGTGCAAAAATAATAATTGGAAATGATCCAATTGAAGCTATAAAAGATGCAACTGTTGTTACAACTGATACTTGGGTATCAATGGGACAAGAAGATGAAAAAGAAAAAAGAGTAAAAGATTTTGAAGGTTATATTGTAGATACAAAGCTTATGTCTTATGCAACTAATGATGCTATTTTCTTACACTGTTTACCTGCATATAGAGAATATGAAGTATCTGAAGAGGTATTTGAAGGACCTCAAAGTAAAGTATTTGAAGAAGCTGAAAATAGACTACATGCACAAAAAGGTGTTATGGTTTGGTTAGATGGAAAAAGAAATGATTGA
- a CDS encoding ribonucleoside triphosphate reductase: MDKYIFKRDKEKEEYQSYKIKDAIKKAFKSVQVNYDERVFFNVVNKLGLIEELFVEDIQDIIEKELYNFNYYEVMKSFMVYRHTHKLQREHVLGLSEDTTFINSTQTVEEYILKSDWRVNANSNTGYSHAGLINNSAGKIIANYWLDKIYSKKEGYAHRNADYHIHDLDCLSGYCAGWSLRILLDEGFNQVRGRVESTAPNHFREALGQMANFLGILQSEWAGAQAFSSFDTYLAPYVFKDNLEYKEIKKAIRSFIYNLNVPARWGQSPFTNVTIDWTVPNDLKDQIPTRNQKHLFKDFEDEILLKKLRIKGYTSFEELTYKDFQNEMNLINKAYYEIMTEGDKTGQPFTFPIPTVNITEDFDWYGENTDLLFENTAKIGSSYFQNFVGSQYVKDENGNLIPNEKAYKPGHVRSMCCRLQLDLRELLKRGGGLFGSAEMTGSIGVVTINMARLGYLYKGDINSLLKKLEELMDLAKSTLEKKRVFIQDMYERGLFPYTKRYLKGFNNHFSTIGVNGMNEMLKNYFSNKVDMSSDIGNDFCIQILDFMRDKMIQYQEETGNLYNLEATPAEGTTYRFAKEDKKRFKDIIQAGFDKNIYYTNSSQLPANYTDDPFEALTLQDDLQCKYTGGTVLHLYMNEKISSVEACRKFVKNVLTNFRLPYITVTPLFSICEKHGYISGEHEFCPKCDEEILKQEIKDELSRIA, from the coding sequence ATGGATAAATATATATTCAAAAGGGATAAAGAAAAAGAGGAATACCAATCTTATAAAATAAAAGATGCAATTAAAAAGGCATTTAAAAGTGTACAAGTAAATTATGATGAAAGAGTATTTTTTAATGTTGTTAATAAATTAGGATTAATTGAAGAATTATTTGTAGAAGATATTCAAGATATTATAGAAAAAGAACTTTATAATTTTAATTATTATGAAGTAATGAAGTCATTTATGGTATATAGACATACTCATAAACTTCAAAGAGAGCATGTTTTAGGATTAAGTGAAGATACAACTTTTATAAACTCAACACAAACTGTGGAAGAGTATATTTTAAAAAGTGATTGGAGAGTAAATGCTAATTCTAATACTGGATATTCACATGCTGGTCTTATAAATAATAGTGCAGGTAAAATAATTGCAAATTATTGGCTTGATAAAATATACTCTAAAAAAGAGGGATATGCACATAGAAATGCTGATTATCATATCCATGATTTGGATTGTTTAAGTGGATATTGTGCAGGTTGGAGTTTAAGAATTTTACTTGATGAAGGATTTAATCAGGTTAGAGGAAGAGTAGAAAGCACTGCTCCAAATCATTTTAGAGAAGCTTTAGGACAAATGGCAAATTTCTTAGGAATATTACAAAGTGAGTGGGCAGGAGCTCAAGCTTTTAGTAGCTTTGATACTTATTTAGCTCCTTATGTATTTAAAGATAACTTAGAATATAAAGAGATAAAAAAAGCTATTCGAAGTTTTATTTATAATCTAAATGTTCCAGCGCGTTGGGGACAAAGCCCTTTTACAAATGTCACTATTGATTGGACTGTTCCAAATGATTTAAAAGATCAAATTCCAACACGAAATCAGAAACATCTTTTTAAAGACTTTGAAGATGAAATTCTTTTAAAAAAACTAAGAATTAAAGGTTATACCTCATTTGAAGAGTTAACCTACAAAGATTTTCAAAATGAGATGAATCTTATAAATAAAGCCTATTATGAAATAATGACAGAAGGGGATAAAACAGGTCAACCTTTTACTTTTCCTATTCCTACAGTTAATATCACTGAAGATTTTGATTGGTATGGTGAAAATACAGATTTATTATTTGAAAATACAGCAAAGATTGGAAGTTCATATTTTCAAAACTTTGTGGGTAGCCAATATGTCAAAGATGAAAATGGAAATTTAATTCCAAATGAAAAAGCTTATAAACCAGGTCATGTTAGAAGTATGTGTTGTAGATTACAACTTGACTTAAGAGAACTTCTTAAAAGAGGAGGTGGTTTATTTGGAAGTGCTGAAATGACAGGAAGTATTGGTGTCGTTACTATCAATATGGCTAGGCTGGGATACTTGTATAAAGGAGATATAAATAGTCTACTTAAAAAACTAGAAGAGTTAATGGACTTAGCAAAATCTACATTAGAGAAAAAAAGAGTTTTTATTCAAGATATGTATGAAAGGGGTCTTTTCCCATATACAAAAAGGTATCTAAAAGGATTTAATAATCACTTTTCAACTATTGGTGTAAATGGTATGAATGAAATGTTAAAAAACTATTTTTCTAATAAAGTTGATATGTCTTCAGATATTGGAAATGATTTTTGTATCCAAATATTAGATTTTATGAGAGATAAAATGATTCAATATCAAGAAGAGACTGGTAATCTATATAATCTTGAAGCAACACCAGCTGAGGGTACAACTTATAGATTTGCAAAAGAAGATAAAAAAAGATTTAAAGATATCATTCAAGCTGGATTTGATAAAAATATCTACTATACAAACTCTTCTCAACTTCCAGCAAATTATACTGATGACCCTTTTGAAGCATTAACTCTACAAGATGACCTTCAATGTAAATATACAGGTGGAACAGTTTTACACTTATACATGAATGAAAAAATTTCATCTGTTGAAGCTTGTAGAAAATTTGTAAAAAATGTACTTACAAACTTTAGGCTTCCGTATATAACAGTTACTCCCTTATTCTCTATTTGTGAAAAACATGGTTATATAAGTGGAGAACATGAATTTTGTCCAAAATGTGATGAAGAAATTTTAAAACAGGAGATTAAAGATGAATTATCAAGAATTGCTTAA
- the nrdD gene encoding anaerobic ribonucleoside-triphosphate reductase: MNYQELLKKNSEKRTKCIVYTRVMGYHRPVESFNIGKKGEHKERLKFVESKNCL, translated from the coding sequence ATGAATTATCAAGAATTGCTTAAAAAAAATAGTGAAAAAAGAACAAAATGTATAGTTTATACTAGAGTTATGGGTTATCATAGACCAGTTGAAAGCTTTAATATAGGTAAAAAAGGTGAACATAAAGAAAGACTCAAATTTGTTGAATCAAAAAATTGTTTATGA